One window from the genome of bacterium encodes:
- a CDS encoding DUF4258 domain-containing protein, with translation MKFRFTNHAQYRILERKISIENIKSVINKPDLSEVLPNDKIKCRRSFDGKTLVVVYLKSREDVIVLTAYYI, from the coding sequence ATGAAATTTAGATTTACTAATCATGCGCAATACAGAATTTTGGAAAGAAAAATCAGCATTGAAAATATCAAGTCCGTTATCAATAAGCCCGATCTTTCAGAAGTTCTTCCTAACGATAAAATAAAGTGCAGGAGATCATTTGACGGCAAGACACTCGTAGTTGTATACTTAAAATCAAGAGAAGATGTCATTGTTTTAACCGCTTACTATATATGA
- a CDS encoding DUF2283 domain-containing protein: MKIDYDKIADAMYIHFHKGKVFKTVEMKDSVIVDLDRKGKVIGIEVLDVSSQVSEKQIKSSIKTGIPVFV, translated from the coding sequence ATGAAAATAGATTACGACAAAATTGCAGACGCTATGTATATCCATTTCCACAAAGGAAAGGTTTTTAAGACTGTGGAAATGAAAGATTCAGTCATCGTTGACCTTGATAGAAAGGGCAAGGTGATTGGTATAGAAGTTTTAGATGTTTCATCCCAAGTATCAGAAAAACAGATTAAAAGTTCTATAAAAACCGGCATTCCTGTTTTTGTGTAG